TCAAATTTCTGAGCCGGGCCGGCCGGCAGCCGCTCGGGGCGGAAGTTGCGGATGTAAAGGTACTGATGCGTGCGGATCGCCCGCTGCGGGTAGCCGAGCGAATTGTAACGCGACGAGGAATGGCGCTCGCGAGCGCTGAAGACCTCGGTCCGCTGCGGTTCGATGATCCCCGATTTTTCGGACTTCAGCATCGCTAGCATGCTTTTGCCCGAGAGCGGCTTGGCTGGCGGCGGCGCGACGCCGCTCGCTTCGTAGATCGTGGCGGCGATGTCGACGAATCCGACGAGATCGTCGCTCGTTCGCCCCCCAGGGAAGTGCCCCTGCCATGAGATTGCTAGCGGAACGTGGATGCCGTGCTCGTAACAGTTCGCCTTGGCGCGTGGAAACGGCATGCCATTGTCGCTGGTGACGATGAAGATCGTGTTCTCAAACTCGCCCGCGTCGCGGATCATCTGCAACATCGCGGCGCAATCGTCGTCGAAGCGTTCGACTTCAAACGCGTAGTCGAGCAGATCGCTGCGGATCTCGGGAGCGTCGGGCAGGTAGCCGGGAACCTCCGCTTGTTCCAGCTTCATCCCTTTTTCCAGCCCCGAACCGAACTTGTAGGGGCGGTGAGCGTCGGTGCTGCCGAACCAGAAACAGAACGGTTGGCCATCGGGCCGCTGCTCGAGGAAGGTGCGAAAACCGGCGGCGTAGCGAGATTCACCCTTGGTCGGCTTGGCTTTAAATTTGGGGCCACACGGGTCGCGTGTGCCGCCGAGGGCTTTCCAGTCCCCCGGCGCCCAGCCCTTGCCGGTGTGCCCGACGAAGTAGCCGGCGTCGGCCAGTCGGATGGGAAAGGTCTCGTATTCGGGGGCGAAGTAGCTGGCATGGGTTCCGGCGTGTTCGATCATCCAGGTCTGTCGGCCTGTCAAAAACGCGGCTCGCGAGGGGCTGCAGCCGGGGCTGGGGCAGATCGCGTTGTTGAACAGCACTCCCTGCTTGGCGATCGCGTCAAACGTCGGCGTGGAGACCATTTTTGATCCGTAAGCCGACGCATGGGGCCAGGAGATGTCATCGCTTATCAAGACCATGACGTTGGGGCGGTCGGCGGCGGACGCAAATTGGCAGGCCAGCAGCAGGCAGCAGGCCAGTGGGGGCAAAACTCGCTTCATGGCTGTTTTTTTCAGGGGAGTTGTAAGGTTTGGGGGTGGGGGAGACGACAATTATAGTTGTCGGTTTGCGCCGTCACAGGACGATTGGCGGGGGAAACCACCGCTGCCCCGCGCGATTTGGGGGTGATGTGGCTATATTAGAGCCGCATGCCGACGTGATTTGCACTTGCAGAATTCACACAGCTTGTCATAATCGTCCGTCTGTATGTGGTTTGCTGCGCGCGGCAGTCCGAATTTCAAATCTCCACAATCCAACAAAATTTAACATTTTCCATGGCTGCACGACCAATGAGTACCCGGAGCCGAGCACGCAAGCGATCGCGTGTCCGCTCCCGTCAGAAGAAGCAAGATCCACTGTTCGTCGATGGCACTCGGCCACGTCCGATGTACGTCGATTACAAGGATGTGGAACTTCTGCGTCGGTTGGTCAATCGTCACGGAAAGATTGTTGGACGCCGCAAGAGCGGATGTTCGGCGACCAGCCAACACGCTGTAACGCAAGCTGTCAAACGCGCTCGCTTCATGGCCCTGTTGCCATTCGTAGGCGAATAAGCTCCCGATCATTGGGCGCCCGCTAATAGACAAGACAACGAAGAGTCGTATGCATTCGATACGGCTCTTTTTTCGTGCGCCGACCACCCGCGACCGTGAACC
Above is a genomic segment from Rosistilla ulvae containing:
- a CDS encoding sulfatase family protein; translated protein: MKRVLPPLACCLLLACQFASAADRPNVMVLISDDISWPHASAYGSKMVSTPTFDAIAKQGVLFNNAICPSPGCSPSRAAFLTGRQTWMIEHAGTHASYFAPEYETFPIRLADAGYFVGHTGKGWAPGDWKALGGTRDPCGPKFKAKPTKGESRYAAGFRTFLEQRPDGQPFCFWFGSTDAHRPYKFGSGLEKGMKLEQAEVPGYLPDAPEIRSDLLDYAFEVERFDDDCAAMLQMIRDAGEFENTIFIVTSDNGMPFPRAKANCYEHGIHVPLAISWQGHFPGGRTSDDLVGFVDIAATIYEASGVAPPPAKPLSGKSMLAMLKSEKSGIIEPQRTEVFSARERHSSSRYNSLGYPQRAIRTHQYLYIRNFRPERLPAGPAQKFDSVTYDAAGNPVDTQLGDAHGGYHDIDACPALDFLIEKRDDPKLGKFLGLSVDLRPGEELFDIQRDPDCLNNLATDPEFESVRKELHQRLTQHLETTGDARQIDGGDIWEMYPRVSPLRWFPKPQWAKEHLDRVPIQGWVEERRPR
- the rpsR gene encoding 30S ribosomal protein S18, which produces MSTRSRARKRSRVRSRQKKQDPLFVDGTRPRPMYVDYKDVELLRRLVNRHGKIVGRRKSGCSATSQHAVTQAVKRARFMALLPFVGE